CATCCATTAAGCTTTTTGCCACGAAAGGGTTCAACGCTACCTCCGTTCAAGAAATCGTGAATGAATGCGATATATCGAAGGGTGCCTTCTATTTATATTTCAAGTCAAAGGAAGCCCTTCTGCTCGCCATTATGAATTACTATTTCACCATGATCACGGACAAAGTAAACGAGATCGAGAACGAGGATTTATCACCATACGATAAATTCCAAAAGCAATTAGAATGTCAGCTGATTGAAATCTGTAAACATAAAGAGTTCATCATCATGCAGATCCGGGAGAACGCCATGCCGTTCAATGATGAAATCCATGATCTACTCAGCGAGATGAAGATGAACACTCACCGGTATTACAGAAGAAGATTGTTCGGGATCTATGGAAAAAAGATCGAACCCTATTTTTGGGACATTACCATGATGATTCAAGGTTTTTTCCATTCTTATTTAGAATTGGTCATGCTGGATAAAATCGATCTGGACTTTTCATACCTATCCCATTTTATATTGAGACGAACCGATGACCTTGTGGATGGTTTGCTCAAAAGTGGAGATAAGCCGGTGTTATCCTTTGAAAAACTGGATGATCTGGTGAAGGACTTTACCTCTTCGTCTAGAATCAATGAGTCAACACTCATTCACATGATCCAGGACGCGCTGGAGGTTGCCGAGGAAGAGAGTATCCGGATTTCCCTCGAAGTCATCAGAGAAGAAATACAAAAAGACGAAACCCGCCCCGTCGTCATTAAAGGGATGCTTATGAATCTTGCCGAAGACTCTTCAATGAAGCATCTTATAAATGCATTAAAACATTTCTATCAAATACAATCATAATGAAAGACCCGCTCCTCACGCGGGTCTTTCATCGTTTCCCCTATTTCCTAAAACGCTTGAATCTGCTCCGATTCATGTATGGTGACTTCTTCACTGAACGTACCTATCGCCGCCCGGTACATACCATAGGCAACCTGTTTACCCGGAATGCTTCTGTATCGTTTCAACCTGCCTACCATGACAGGGCGGACCGCTCTCGAGAAGATTTCTCCCGCTTTTTCTCCCAATCGGAACTCCTGTCTCTCCCCCAGTAAAAGGGATGGCCTGAATATATGAAGGGAAGGATAATGAAGCTCCTTCAATTCCTTCTCCAAATTCCCTTTGACCTTACTATAAAAAAACGGTGATTCCGGACTTGCACCAATCGAGGAGATCACGAGGTACTGTCTTGCTCCATGCGCTTTCCCGAGCTTCCCAAGTTGAATGGGATACTCATAGTCCACTTTCTTAAAAGCATGTTTCGTCTTGGCTTTTTTAATCGTGGTTCCGAGGCAGCAAAACACATCATCAATTTCTTCATGGGGCAAGAGCTTCATCCCATCAAATGAAATGATCCGTTCATCCAGCTTCTCATGCTTCACTCCGCTATCCCTTCTTACAAAGGAAATCACTTTTGTGTATTCAGGACTCTTTAGGAGTATATCCACCAGGTGGGAACCGACCAGGCCCGTCGCCCCTGCGATTAAGGCTACTTTAGACACATTATTTCCCCCTCTCTATATGAGTGTTCTTTCTTAAGTATAATGCATTTTCGAATAAAATCCTTATGTAACCACTAATAGCCTTCTCTCTATAGCCAGAGGACGGTTCCAACTGCAAAGGCGTTAATCAACGGTTGGTGATTAACGCCTTTGGGTTACCCCTATAGCTCTTCATCTTCAAAAAACTGCTGTAATTTCTCCTCTTGCTCAGGGCTTGCTTTTTCTGACGCATAAGGATTATCTTTTACGCCTTGTGTATCCAAATTTGTTTTGATAGCGAAAAATGGACCTTTTGGTTCCTCGGCAATGACACGGTCATTCAACTCGTTGAAGTCTGGCATATCTTTATTTCCTTTATCCATCTTATCTTGCCCCCTCCCTGCTTCTATCCGTATTTTTATAAGCAATCAAAACGATGTCATCCGCAGATTGCTGACAAAGTTCATTTTCCATACTCTTCACTTTATTCAAGGCATCTTCAGACAAATCCGCTACGGGATATTCTTTCATAGCCGACCCCTCCTATCCATTCTCATTTGATTGACCGATGACTTTCTCTGCAATGACCGCGTTTCCTTCTTCCACCGCATGGTGTTCATCCAACGATTCTCCCGGAACGTACACCTGGCTCGGATTGCGTCGCCGGTCATTCATGGTGAATTCAGGATTCAACGGGGTGTCCATAAGCACATCATCCGATTTCTTGTCGTTACTCATTTGTATCACCTCCACTATTTAGTATGGCTCACTACAGGAGAATCATTCCAATTTAAAAAGCGCCTGAGCAACGACCGTCGCTCAGGCGCATTTCAACCTATTAAACCCATGTATAATCCTTTCCCCAGCTTTCCCTGGCAAGGACCTTGATTTCGTCGACTATTTCATTCTCAACCGCAAATGCATCCCCCTGCTCATACGGATTGTAGTGGAAGGCATAGAGCCGGGATACGAACTCATGGAACGGAAGGGAGCATTCGCCTTCCAGTTCCCCGTTATCCATAACGGAAGGTTCGATTCCCTGGCCCCAATTCTGCGAACCGTCATTGTTCGGATTATAGAAATAAATCCGGTACTCACCCTTCGGATCCTGTGTGATCCGGAGAATGGATACGGCGTGGAATCCAAGGAGCTTCCCGTGGACATTCGTGATGAAAATCCCTACCGGATTCGGATAGATCAATCCGTAATCATCATTGTATTCTGGATGATGAGTCGCATAAAACAGCCTGACAAAACCCGGATAGTCAGAAATAAGTCCGGTCAACGGATCGATGACCGTGCTGAAACCCTTCTGCACCCAATCTCCATAAAACTCCGGATTCACCCAACGATGGCCATCTTCCCCTCTGAGAGAAACCCTTCTCATCATTTCACTATAAATACGATCAAGATGGGGGACGAGAACGAGTGAAACGGGATCAAGCTCCTGATGAAGCTCAGGCGCCAGTCCTCCGCTCAAGTCCTTGGAATGA
The DNA window shown above is from Rossellomorea vietnamensis and carries:
- a CDS encoding TetR/AcrR family transcriptional regulator: MKEKEKLIIETSIKLFATKGFNATSVQEIVNECDISKGAFYLYFKSKEALLLAIMNYYFTMITDKVNEIENEDLSPYDKFQKQLECQLIEICKHKEFIIMQIRENAMPFNDEIHDLLSEMKMNTHRYYRRRLFGIYGKKIEPYFWDITMMIQGFFHSYLELVMLDKIDLDFSYLSHFILRRTDDLVDGLLKSGDKPVLSFEKLDDLVKDFTSSSRINESTLIHMIQDALEVAEEESIRISLEVIREEIQKDETRPVVIKGMLMNLAEDSSMKHLINALKHFYQIQS
- a CDS encoding NAD-dependent epimerase/dehydratase family protein gives rise to the protein MSKVALIAGATGLVGSHLVDILLKSPEYTKVISFVRRDSGVKHEKLDERIISFDGMKLLPHEEIDDVFCCLGTTIKKAKTKHAFKKVDYEYPIQLGKLGKAHGARQYLVISSIGASPESPFFYSKVKGNLEKELKELHYPSLHIFRPSLLLGERQEFRLGEKAGEIFSRAVRPVMVGRLKRYRSIPGKQVAYGMYRAAIGTFSEEVTIHESEQIQAF